Proteins found in one Planococcus citri chromosome 2, ihPlaCitr1.1, whole genome shotgun sequence genomic segment:
- the LOC135836138 gene encoding Fanconi anemia group D2 protein: MLKRHAKSKSKGLICKPLACTSNNIEKLVEGEVIVNDSPDLFESDDGKAVVQNENNDLIEIFSSCGLCITDESSNILRSDQAVFVRTLSCKLLSERNVQKFIESFQEYYSNEKDFLKSLSPTVTSSECDVARGNTQESLIRLLLQIEDLQCPLADYLLDRLGELALRDEETNSDISPIAWVKLILQPFRYLNSIVNSKKICERLFDIIFSSPDKMIKQEVIVCLPDIIADTEHRFAANELSKLLRCELDLMPSILDALTNLSIQSEIRREVGRNLMDSLKSCTIEYVPNVVKFLLFASDAQSYDEVINGLRAELLSSNNSSSSSEVVDDADIPIEIDTEGIKILIFNHIRNAFLACKPLADAWHKNISQSSSSVKYRPLDMIVTLILYDICTDSAKKSKVETTFKSRIKNGQFTVALIRETFEHFTPVLKEYFPSLMSILSKMLKSVDATQTEFVTTFYLSCFEQVDQQLCRSIIKELLAYIGAGDMNDSQIALKILSQIADQHKEKIRPLALLLRVLLNKMVDLPLNDIEHLMDIVCGIAFIDSSEETPDTKTLKNDITSLIEKYITSSNLKLLKCGIVSAVMAIKHVAMQSDEETNLWPDKASDDFDENHLSPRARKALPFLRLIIDGTRTFPEAQGLAFDQFSLMLMKCKSLDKSLLFYTSMIMKENMKKYFLICNDEVKDIDFVECALKFGLNEDEEFVVLNLTPTLIEEQNCNASAGLRMYSMVLPSLLRLIRGLEYEDLREIDGLLECPVVVPAPKVLDEFSLQTPQVQTVIMDSLFHLANWFREIINCFARIIKLPAGKKVLVRLRTLVWLQKLIAQYLPQVIATDYCPPKCNFHKTTSKIPVLGADKKKRKSTNGDKKRKRNSSKTPDIRRHLVARNTTASATQINPTQQSTVVEESEDEADKNQPPHVANMKNYKHFFRELDLDIWIMLTLPLTLNPEPEQDWEFKAQFTPSELLFIMEDLVEKLHFVLISCNKRLPFKNASANLDIGVTCSSLYTEAPELIVKNMIKLIPRLCAHLEAVAQFCQNLLSANDSVFDASGMFVTESKEIKSSFALILKAVSVVFSWSGFEDANHEELFIAALSKIANRLETSEKSTEIDVLVKECCVYFSGFQESVLHLECALNLVNVIEALHKHSEQREISKILSTMCWKFLSHHWYTWDGCEEKGATFNRQIEYLLTAFFNFTNNKLKAVHSMSDWLKDEVTTLNSKDASLTTLPNINKANCNVLLRVLLKILASATKQALDRDTDRKEKLNVWLKVMNTLDSIVNVLKCQYVRMNLICFVKGVPLILRLFVNHGIAICSQLFRSESSLVTQILKTLQVTTRYLQKICDNTKLTEDGVLCAYLPSTRSLLESILLKVKNVMVFNGCTEAFFVGSMRNKDLQGQDILSQSTVDENSEPMDIDVSVNEAPEDIDPENNVPSDEENNAASDAEHSEENEVVENSAGEDE; the protein is encoded by the exons ATGTTAAAACGCCATGCAAAATCTAAATCAAAAGGATTAATCTGTAAACCGTTAGCTTGCACTTCGAATAATATCGAAAAACTTGTAGAAGGAGAAGTTATTGTAAATGATTCGCCGGATCTTTTCGAGAGCGATGATGGTAAAGCAGTAGTGCAGAATGAAAATAACGACTTGATTGAGATATTCTCCAGTTGCGGTTTATGCATTACAGACGAGTCTTCGAATATATTAC ggaGTGATCAAGCTGTATTCGTTAGAACTCTAAGCTGCAAACTGTTATCGGAAAGAAATGTTCagaaatttattgaaagttttcaaGAATACTATTCAAATGAGAAAGATTTCCTCAAGTCATTGTCACCTACtgtc ACTTCGAGTGAATGTGACGTTGCACGAGGAAATACTCAAGAAAGTTTGATTCGATTATTGCTGCAAATAGAAGATCTGCAATGCCCTTTAGCCGATTACTTACTAGACCGGTTGGGAGAATTGGCCCTACGAGATGAAGA aacaaaTAGCGACATTTCTCCTATCGCTTGGGTGAAATTAATCTTGCAACCGTTCAGGTATCTGAATAGTAtcgtgaattcaaaaaaaatctgcgaaCGATTATTCGACATCATATTTTCATCCCCAGATAAAATG ataaaacaAGAAGTCATCGTATGCTTGCCTGATATTATTGCAGATACTGAACATCGTTTTGCAGCAAATGAATTAAG TAAATTGTTACGATGTGAACTGGACCTGATGCCGTCAATATTGGACGCTCTAACCAACTTATCTATTCAAAGTGAAATTCGAAGAGAGGTTGGCCGAAATCTAATGGACTCTTTGAAAAGTTGTACCATCGAATATGTTCCAAATGtggtcaaatttttactttttgcaaGTGATGCGCAATCTTATGACGAG GTGATAAATGGCTTGCGCGCTGAATTACTTTCATCAAACAATTCGAGTTCGTCATCGGAGGTGGTAGATGATGCAGATATCCCTATTGAAATTGATACCGAAGGGATCAAGATATTAATATTTAATCATATCAGAAATGCCTTTCTGGCTTGTAAACCTTTAGCTGATGCTTGGCATAAGAACATTTCTCAGTCGAGCTCTTCTGTTAAATACAG accaTTGGATATGATAGTCACGCTGATCTTATATGACATTTGTACAGACAGCGCGAAAAAAAGTAAAGTCGAAACGACTTTTAAAAGTCGTATTAAAAATGGCCAATTTACCGTTGCCTTGATCCGTGAAACTTTTGAACACTTTACACCA GTGTTGAAAGAGTACTTCCCTTCGTTAATGTCGATTCtatcaaaaatgttgaagtcTGTCGATGCTACTCAAACAGAATTCGTGACCACCTTTTACCT ATCGTGTTTTGAACAAGTGGATCAACAGCTGTGCCGATCGATTATTAAAGAATTACTGGCCTACATCGGGGCTGGCGATATGAATGATTCTCAGATCGCACTGAAAATTCTATCTCAAATTGCAGATCAGCATAAGGAAAAAATACGTCCGCTGGCACTTTTATTGAGA GTTTTGCTGAACAAAATGGTAGATTTACCTTTGAATGATATCGAACATTTAATGGATATCGTTTGCGGAATTGCTTTCATTGACAGTTCTGAAGAAACGCCAGATACTAAAACTCTCAAAAACGATATTACTTCACTGATCGAGAAGTACATTACATCTTCGAATTTAAA ATTGCTCAAATGTGGAATCGTCAGCGCCGTTATGGCTATAAAACATGTTGCAATGCAATCTGACGAAGAGACCAATCTTTGGCCCGATAAAGCTTCCgatgattttgatgaaaatcatcTGTCTCCGAGAGCAAGAAAAGCTTTACCATTTCTAC GCTTGATTATCGATGGCACGAGAACTTTTCCAGAAGCTCAAGGTTTAGCATTCGATCAGTTCTCTTTGATGTTgatgaaatgtaaaagtttggATAAATCGCTTTTA ttttaCACCTCGATGATCATGAAGGAGAACATGAAGAAATACTTCCTTATATGCAATGATGAAGTAAAAGACAT AGATTTTGTGGAATGTGCTTTGAAATTTGGCCTAAACGAGGATGAAGAATTCGTCGTCTTGAATCTCACACCGACACTGATAGAGGAGCAAAATTGCAACGCCAGTGCAGG ATTACGCATGTACTCTATGGTGCTGCCGTCGTTGTTGCGTTTAATACGTGGATTAGAATACGAAGATTTGCGTGAAATTGACGGTTTGCTGGAATGTCCAGTCGTAGTACCAGCACCCAAAGTACTGGACGAGTTTTCTTTACAAACGCCTCAAGTTCAAACCGTCATAATGGATTCTTTATTCCATCTTGCCAATTGGTTCCGGGAAATAATTAATTGTTTCGCTCGTATAATCAAGTTACCAGCCGGTAAAAAG GTTttggtacgtctacgtacgttgGTCTGGCTACAAAAATTAATCGCTCAGTATTTGCCACAAGTAATCGCAACTGATTATTGCCCTCCTAAGTGTAACTTCCATAAAACTACCTCAAAAATTCCCGTATTGGGAGCTGATAAAAAGAAAAG aaaatctaCCAACGgtgataaaaaaagaaaacgaaatagCAGCAAGACACCGGATATTCGTAGACATTTGGTAGCGCGAAATACCACAGCTAGCGCTACTCAAATCAACCCTACTCAGCAGTCAACCGTTGTTGAGGAATCTGAAGATGAAGCGGATAAGAATCAGCCTCCACATGTcgcgaatatgaaaaattacaagcaTTTTTTCAGAGAACTTGATTTAGATATTTGGATTATGCTCACGTTACCTTTAACTTTGAATCCTGAACCCGAACAG GATTGGGAGTTCAAAGCGCAGTTCACTCCGTCCGAATTACTGTTCATTATGGAAGACCTAGTAGAAAAATTGCACTTCGTTTTGATATCTTGCAACAAGAGGTTACCTTTCAAGAATGCGTCTGCTAATTTGGATATTGGTGTCACGTGCAGCTCGTTGTACACCGAAGCGCCTGAATTGATTGTTAAAAATATGATCAAACTGATCCCACGTTTATGTGCTCATTTGGAAGCTGTTGCGCAATTCTGCCAA AACTTATTATCGGCTAACGATAGCGTTTTCGATGCTTCCGGTATGTTCGTTACAGAAAGCAAGGAAATAAAATCTTCGTttgctttaattttgaaagctgTATCTGTCGTATTCAGTTGGTCAGGTTTCGAAGATGCGAACCACGAAGAATTATTTATCG ccGCTCTTAGCAAGATTGCCAATAGGTTAGAAACATCTGAAAAATCGACTGAAATCGATGTCCTTGTGAAAGAATGCTGTGTATACTTTAGTGGTTTTCAAGAATCCGTGTTACATTTGGAATGTGCTCTAAATCTTGTGAACGTTATCGAGGCATTGCACAAACATTCTGAGCAAAGAGAAATCAGCAAAATATTAT CTACCATGTGCTGGAAATTTTTGTCGCATCATTGGTACACTTGGGACGGATGCGAAGAAAAAGGAGCAACTTTCAATCGTCAAATCGAATACCTACTCAcggcatttttcaattttactaataataaattgaaagctGTTCATTCAATGTCTGACTGGTTGAAAGACGAAGTAACTACGCTGAATAGTAAAGATGCATCTTTAACGACTCTACCGAACATTAACAA AGCGAATTGTAACGTATTGCTACGAGTGTTGTTGAAAATTCTAGCCAGTGCAACGAAACAAGCATTAGATCGAGATACCGACCGTAAAGAAAAACTAAACGTCTGGCTAAAAGTAATGAATACGCTGGACTCGATTGTTAACGTACTCAAATGCCAGTACGTTCGAATGAATTTGATATGCTTCGTGAAAGGTGTTCCTTTAATATTACGATTATTTGTGAACCACGGTATCGCAATATGCTCGCAATTATTCCGTTCTGAAAGTAGCTTGGTaacgcaaattttgaaaactttacaaGTTACTACGCGATATTTACAGAAAATATGCGACAATACCAAA TTGACTGAAGATGGTGTTTTATGTGCGTATTTACCAAGCACGAGATCGCTTTTGGAGTCGATACtgttgaaagtgaaaaatgttaTGGTTTTCAACGGTTGCACAGAAGCATTTTTCGTTGGCAGTATGCGTAATAAAGATCTCCAAGGGCAAGATATACTAAGTCAG TCGACTGTCGATGAAAATTCCGAACCGATGGATATCGACGTCAGTGTCAACGAAGCTCCTGAAGATATAGATCCCGAGAACAACGTTCCGAGCGATGAGGAGAACAACGCTGCAAGCGACGCAGAGCATAGTGAGGAAAACGAAGTAGTTGAAAATAGCGCAGGTGAAGACGAGTGA